Proteins found in one Geobacillus thermoleovorans genomic segment:
- a CDS encoding helix-turn-helix transcriptional regulator, protein MKCQLKLILDEIGMTQKQLAEKVNVSTPTISSIAKNQSIPRLDLAFRISKAVGRKIEEIWIYE, encoded by the coding sequence ATGAAGTGTCAGTTAAAACTAATATTAGACGAAATCGGAATGACTCAGAAGCAACTAGCCGAAAAAGTTAATGTTTCAACCCCTACAATTAGTAGTATTGCTAAAAATCAATCTATACCAAGGTTAGACTTAGCTTTCCGAATCAGTAAAGCAGTAGGTAGAAAGATAGAAGAAATATGGATATACGAATAA
- a CDS encoding competence protein ComK: MDWKEVKRFAYAGQAFIPVNVENRGDSVKLFFRSGETKLLDVQSSLFLKRLLTFFGTSISINRHRYGELVGKKQLVPIVLSYGFTIIPFNVREPVGRQSRVGWFVSREIEQFRQRSPQCTTIHLLSGHQIPVFHSRKFCIDQLKNAKWIEMCYGEIHEPHRRQWINGSAVCETVVM; the protein is encoded by the coding sequence TTGGACTGGAAAGAGGTAAAGCGGTTCGCCTATGCCGGCCAGGCGTTTATCCCTGTCAACGTGGAAAACAGAGGGGATTCGGTCAAACTTTTTTTCAGGAGCGGGGAAACTAAGCTGCTTGACGTGCAATCGAGTCTGTTTTTGAAGCGGCTTCTGACCTTCTTTGGCACAAGCATTTCGATCAACCGCCATCGGTATGGGGAGTTGGTGGGGAAAAAGCAGCTCGTTCCCATCGTATTGTCGTATGGCTTTACCATCATTCCGTTTAACGTTCGCGAGCCGGTCGGCCGACAAAGCCGTGTAGGGTGGTTTGTGTCAAGAGAGATTGAGCAGTTCCGGCAAAGATCTCCCCAGTGCACCACGATCCATCTTCTTTCCGGACATCAGATTCCTGTGTTTCATTCCCGCAAGTTCTGCATTGACCAACTCAAAAATGCAAAATGGATTGAGATGTGCTACGGGGAGATTCATGAACCGCATCGCAGGCAATGGATAAACGGCAGCGCAGTTTGTGAAACGGTGGTTATGTAG
- a CDS encoding RelA/SpoT domain-containing protein yields MSLIENQDEFFKVYNINKEEFESASLNWSVLKEIYYDYLKKYPDFQSIANPIADLLRQDSNVHSVRSRIKNAEHLVEKIIRKTIKKRNNGDTSYEINPDNYQKEITDIIGIRVLHLYKDQAKEIDKLIRDKWELAEQPIIYYREGDSLENIDTKKFDTKKHPAGYRSWHYLIKTQPTKTENLVEIQVRTIFEEGWSEIDHQLRYPYELNNKLLNEQLLVLNRLAGSADEMVNTIRETHKSFRAITEENKKKDNLIEGLRKEIEILSEKYNIQKQEMKSIENKLKDLEKAQQHSSNFSLIGNIDIPSSIQIGGNIDIPSSFQISDLSSISFPIGDSAIPYRLKK; encoded by the coding sequence ATGTCATTAATTGAAAATCAAGATGAATTTTTTAAAGTGTACAACATTAATAAAGAGGAATTTGAAAGTGCCTCTTTGAATTGGAGTGTTCTCAAAGAGATTTATTATGACTACTTAAAAAAATATCCAGATTTTCAATCAATTGCTAATCCTATTGCCGATTTATTGAGACAAGATAGTAATGTGCATTCAGTTAGGTCTCGTATTAAAAATGCTGAACATCTAGTAGAAAAAATTATAAGAAAAACAATAAAAAAAAGAAATAATGGAGATACTTCTTACGAAATTAATCCAGATAATTATCAAAAAGAAATTACAGACATTATCGGTATAAGAGTTCTACACTTATATAAGGATCAGGCAAAGGAAATTGACAAATTAATTAGAGATAAATGGGAATTGGCCGAGCAACCAATAATATATTATCGCGAGGGTGATTCTCTAGAGAATATTGATACAAAAAAATTTGATACTAAAAAACATCCTGCTGGGTATCGTTCTTGGCACTATTTAATAAAAACTCAGCCTACAAAAACAGAAAATTTAGTAGAAATTCAAGTACGCACTATTTTTGAAGAAGGTTGGAGTGAAATAGACCATCAATTAAGGTATCCATATGAACTTAATAACAAATTACTTAACGAGCAGTTGTTGGTTCTTAACCGTCTTGCTGGTAGCGCAGATGAGATGGTTAATACAATACGAGAAACACACAAATCTTTCCGTGCAATTACTGAAGAAAATAAAAAGAAAGATAACTTAATTGAAGGACTTCGTAAAGAGATTGAAATACTCTCAGAAAAATATAACATACAGAAGCAAGAAATGAAGTCTATAGAAAATAAATTAAAGGATTTGGAAAAAGCACAGCAACACTCTTCAAACTTCTCTTTAATTGGTAATATTGATATTCCAAGCTCAATCCAAATTGGTGGTAATATTGATATTCCAAGCTCATTTCAAATTAGTGATCTAAGCTCAATCTCATTTCCAATTGGTGACAGCGCTATTCCTTATCGACTAAAAAAATAG
- a CDS encoding DUF1659 domain-containing protein: MAASEMVSGRTLVLDFYAGKDSDGKDIIRSQTFRVKSDASVQSLYDAAAAIASLSSGSLRYVRTTLTSHIINA; the protein is encoded by the coding sequence ATGGCCGCTTCAGAAATGGTGTCGGGCCGCACTCTTGTTTTGGACTTCTACGCCGGAAAGGACAGCGACGGAAAGGACATCATCCGCTCGCAAACCTTCAGAGTGAAGAGCGACGCAAGTGTCCAATCGCTTTACGATGCCGCCGCCGCCATCGCCAGCTTGTCGAGCGGCAGCTTGCGGTACGTGCGCACGACGTTGACCAGCCATATTATCAATGCATGA
- a CDS encoding DUF6290 family protein, which yields MMEGRCYERHDFQVLVLQEFGKRRPRSPEETKRLQEEYLRLLEEIPRMWEEFVEKHKNIYERFGYLDVVVHDDLRVERKKLQRGRPKEEKSKSYRITVRLDDELYELLQKYCQTKNMSESEAVRQLISELKWKRF from the coding sequence ATGATGGAAGGAAGATGCTATGAGCGGCACGATTTTCAGGTTCTCGTCCTTCAGGAATTCGGCAAGCGGCGCCCTCGGTCCCCAGAGGAAACAAAGAGGCTGCAGGAAGAGTACCTCCGGCTTCTTGAAGAAATTCCCCGAATGTGGGAAGAATTCGTAGAGAAACATAAAAACATTTATGAGCGGTTCGGATACCTCGATGTTGTCGTCCATGATGATCTGCGCGTCGAACGCAAAAAGCTCCAACGTGGACGCCCAAAAGAAGAAAAGTCCAAGTCATATCGCATTACCGTGCGCTTGGACGACGAGCTTTACGAACTTCTCCAGAAATACTGTCAGACAAAAAACATGTCGGAGTCGGAGGCGGTGCGGCAACTCATATCGGAATTGAAGTGGAAGCGTTTCTAA
- a CDS encoding ComEC/Rec2 family competence protein, with product MRKIKMLMVAVIVFMIAILPGIVTDAAPKNMYVHFINVGQGDSIYIKAPNGEDILIDGGNKDGSDVVAYLKKQKVKDIEIMIATHPDADHIGGLDEVLKAFPVKSVYAPKVGNTTQAYKDFLVAVKNKKLTIKVAKADVVLPIKGVTAKFVGPVKSYSTSDTNDWSAVLKVTYGKKSFLFTGDAETRAEADMVKAKKDLRADVLKVGHHGAKTSTSATLLKAVKPTYAVISVGKNAYGHPTSEVLNRLKSYKVKVFRTDKQGTIIATTNGTTLTFNVKPIY from the coding sequence ATGAGGAAAATCAAGATGCTGATGGTAGCTGTAATTGTATTTATGATAGCAATACTACCGGGAATTGTAACAGACGCAGCCCCAAAAAACATGTATGTACACTTCATCAATGTTGGGCAAGGTGACAGTATTTACATTAAAGCGCCAAATGGAGAGGACATTCTCATTGATGGAGGAAATAAAGATGGCAGTGATGTCGTCGCCTATCTTAAAAAGCAGAAGGTAAAGGACATCGAAATCATGATCGCGACTCATCCAGACGCCGACCATATTGGCGGTCTTGATGAGGTTCTCAAGGCTTTCCCTGTGAAAAGTGTGTATGCTCCAAAAGTCGGTAATACAACGCAAGCATATAAAGATTTCTTGGTCGCTGTGAAAAATAAGAAACTTACCATCAAAGTTGCTAAAGCAGATGTTGTTCTGCCAATCAAAGGTGTGACTGCTAAGTTTGTTGGCCCTGTAAAATCGTACAGCACTAGCGATACAAATGACTGGAGCGCTGTCCTAAAAGTGACCTATGGCAAAAAGTCATTCCTGTTTACAGGCGACGCCGAGACTCGAGCAGAAGCGGATATGGTTAAAGCGAAAAAGGATTTGCGCGCTGATGTGTTGAAAGTAGGTCATCACGGTGCGAAAACATCGACCAGCGCGACACTTTTAAAAGCTGTAAAACCAACATATGCGGTAATTTCGGTTGGCAAGAATGCCTATGGCCATCCAACATCGGAAGTTTTAAATCGGTTGAAATCTTATAAAGTCAAGGTATTCCGTACCGACAAACAAGGAACGATTATCGCAACAACCAACGGGACAACACTTACCTTCAACGTAAAACCAATTTATTAG
- a CDS encoding DUF3006 domain-containing protein, translating into MKYIIDRFEGKWAVCEAEDGKMIDIEKSKLPKNARAGDVIVQENGKFRVDKKETEKRWKEIEELMNEVFEE; encoded by the coding sequence ATGAAATATATCATTGATCGCTTCGAGGGTAAATGGGCAGTTTGTGAGGCGGAGGATGGCAAAATGATCGATATTGAGAAAAGCAAGCTACCCAAAAACGCCCGCGCCGGCGATGTGATTGTACAAGAGAACGGAAAGTTCCGAGTGGATAAAAAAGAAACAGAGAAGCGGTGGAAAGAGATTGAAGAGTTGATGAATGAGGTGTTTGAGGAGTAA
- a CDS encoding M15 family metallopeptidase has protein sequence MELVELLFRAEKRLSGLHPLVADKARALIRKAYEEGIYIIITQGFRTVEEQNRLYALGRTKPGRIVTNARGGYSYHNFGLAFDVCVCNVFKGTLIPSWSLDRRWFRVGQIGKSLGLEWGGDWKSFKDYPHFQYTFGLSLAQLRAGKRPPAAVVAKK, from the coding sequence GTGGAATTGGTGGAGCTGCTTTTCCGGGCGGAGAAAAGGCTGTCCGGGCTGCATCCGTTGGTGGCGGATAAAGCTAGAGCGTTGATTCGAAAGGCTTATGAGGAAGGCATTTATATCATCATTACGCAAGGGTTTCGAACCGTCGAGGAGCAGAATCGCCTGTATGCGCTGGGGCGGACAAAACCTGGACGGATTGTTACGAACGCCCGTGGAGGATACAGTTATCATAATTTTGGATTGGCGTTTGACGTTTGTGTCTGCAATGTTTTCAAAGGTACGCTGATCCCCAGCTGGAGCCTCGACCGTCGGTGGTTTCGCGTCGGTCAGATCGGAAAGTCGCTTGGCCTTGAATGGGGCGGGGATTGGAAGAGCTTTAAAGATTATCCCCATTTTCAATATACATTTGGCCTTTCGCTTGCACAGCTGCGGGCGGGAAAAAGGCCGCCGGCCGCTGTCGTGGCTAAAAAATAG
- a CDS encoding DUF2922 domain-containing protein — protein MKTLELTFNAQAGPARILIRYPKEPVDPVQVKTVMNQLVAANVFMTGNGELVSPKSARIIERETQDIQLP, from the coding sequence ATGAAGACGTTGGAACTGACGTTTAACGCTCAAGCGGGGCCGGCGCGGATTTTGATCCGCTATCCCAAGGAGCCGGTTGATCCGGTGCAAGTGAAAACGGTGATGAACCAGCTCGTAGCGGCAAATGTTTTTATGACCGGCAACGGGGAGCTGGTGAGCCCGAAGAGCGCCCGCATCATTGAACGCGAAACGCAAGACATCCAGCTGCCATAA
- a CDS encoding class I SAM-dependent methyltransferase, protein MKVMNTGNMLENRDEAIRQIFLNILEQDEDFWDFRNENTKEFSHGYHSYPAMMIPQVARNLMRMILSNQPNIKSVFDPFMGSGTTLVEGVLHGLDSFGTDLNPLARLLGKVKTTPLNPTYLSEVAEQFIFSLSNDELSYKNGDLVLEKPEFKNIDYWFKPYVIDYLQIIKNNIKKIQHDDIKLFFWAVFSEVVRYVSNTRNSEFKLYRMDEEKLADWNPNVFDVFIKFLNRNIELNQQFYELYNEQNPTNQPAVKIFDLNAMNLEGIDDNSFDLLITSPPYGDSRTTVAYGQFSRLSLQWLDFNEIGEDESLVKDINKIDALLLGGKVDKELKNSLASETLERTIESIAIEDEKRAKEVLQFYIDLDKALKEIARVMKPNSYQCWVVGNRTVKKVKIPTHQIIIELFQKYGVRHVLTFERNIPNKKMPKENSPTNKVGEKFTTMNGEVIFILRKEG, encoded by the coding sequence ATGAAAGTAATGAATACAGGAAACATGTTAGAAAATCGTGATGAAGCTATTCGTCAAATCTTTTTAAATATTTTAGAACAAGATGAGGATTTTTGGGATTTTCGAAATGAAAATACCAAGGAATTTTCACACGGGTATCATTCATATCCGGCCATGATGATTCCTCAAGTAGCAAGAAATTTAATGCGTATGATATTGAGTAATCAACCGAATATAAAATCTGTTTTCGACCCTTTTATGGGTTCCGGAACCACTTTGGTTGAAGGGGTTTTACATGGTCTAGATTCTTTTGGTACGGATTTAAATCCTTTGGCTAGATTATTGGGGAAAGTTAAGACTACTCCATTAAACCCTACTTATTTATCGGAAGTTGCTGAACAATTTATTTTTTCTTTAAGTAATGATGAGTTAAGCTATAAAAATGGTGACCTTGTTTTAGAGAAACCTGAATTTAAAAATATTGATTATTGGTTTAAGCCATATGTTATTGATTATCTACAGATTATCAAAAATAACATCAAAAAAATACAACATGACGATATCAAGTTATTCTTTTGGGCTGTATTTAGTGAAGTTGTGAGATATGTTTCTAACACTAGAAATTCGGAATTTAAATTATATCGCATGGATGAAGAAAAATTAGCGGATTGGAATCCTAATGTATTCGATGTATTCATTAAGTTTCTAAATCGTAATATTGAATTGAACCAGCAATTTTATGAATTATATAATGAACAAAACCCTACAAACCAACCAGCGGTAAAAATATTCGATTTAAACGCCATGAATCTCGAAGGAATTGATGATAACAGTTTCGATTTACTTATAACATCTCCGCCTTACGGTGATAGTAGGACTACGGTTGCCTATGGGCAATTTTCAAGGTTATCTTTACAGTGGTTAGATTTTAATGAAATCGGGGAAGATGAATCTTTAGTCAAAGACATAAATAAAATTGATGCATTACTTCTTGGTGGAAAAGTTGATAAAGAATTAAAAAATAGCTTAGCTTCTGAAACGTTAGAAAGAACTATAGAATCAATTGCTATAGAAGATGAAAAACGTGCTAAAGAAGTTCTGCAATTCTATATTGATTTGGATAAGGCACTTAAAGAAATAGCAAGAGTTATGAAACCTAACTCATATCAATGCTGGGTAGTTGGTAATCGAACAGTAAAAAAAGTAAAGATACCAACTCATCAAATAATAATTGAGTTATTCCAAAAATACGGAGTGAGACACGTCTTAACCTTCGAAAGAAATATACCAAACAAAAAAATGCCTAAAGAGAATTCGCCGACGAATAAGGTCGGTGAGAAATTTACTACAATGAACGGTGAAGTGATTTTTATTCTAAGAAAAGAAGGATAA
- a CDS encoding YvrJ family protein produces the protein MISEVSFPILVSIYLLYRMETKLDQLTKSIQDLTIALSRGPQN, from the coding sequence ATGATCAGTGAAGTTTCCTTCCCGATCCTTGTTTCTATCTATCTTCTGTATCGGATGGAGACGAAGCTGGATCAGTTGACCAAATCCATTCAAGATCTAACTATCGCATTGAGCCGAGGTCCGCAGAATTGA
- a CDS encoding replication initiation protein, with product MQTPAVQPQYNSAVTKSNALIEANYKLSTIEQKIILYIISQIRKDDADFKMYKLPIQEFSELLGYRGSPKYTELREITKNLMRKVLEIREGQKLKQLSWVSYVEYDEHSGYVSLAFDPRLKPYLLQLKREFTTYRLKNVMELKSSYSIRMYELLKRWQYMGEVVIRLDDLRMMVGAGDKYSEYHNFKKRVLNPAKKEIAEKTDIMFTYEEIREKRKVAAIRFQIREKVVEPVVVALEEKKEAQADDRYLQFLAVVQAYDRYITEQQFTKIAVLAQKAFGGNWMDELIQTARRIMQRNDIREPIAFLTYFLNEKVQRIQVGIDPNEVTIHSHGGARFVRREIVPDWLRGYEEQLAAESAKSKEVDEDIEQMRRELEERLKKYKD from the coding sequence ATGCAGACTCCGGCTGTCCAGCCGCAGTACAACAGCGCCGTGACGAAGTCCAATGCGCTGATTGAGGCGAACTATAAGCTGTCCACTATCGAACAGAAGATCATCTTGTATATCATCAGCCAGATTCGCAAAGATGACGCCGATTTTAAAATGTATAAGCTGCCGATACAGGAGTTCTCTGAATTGCTGGGATATCGGGGAAGCCCTAAATACACGGAGCTTCGGGAGATCACGAAAAATTTGATGCGCAAGGTGCTTGAGATCAGAGAAGGCCAGAAGCTCAAACAGCTGAGTTGGGTTTCATACGTGGAATACGACGAGCATTCCGGCTATGTCAGCTTGGCCTTTGATCCCCGCTTGAAGCCCTACCTCCTGCAGCTGAAAAGGGAATTTACGACCTATCGCCTGAAGAATGTGATGGAACTGAAAAGCTCTTACTCCATCCGTATGTACGAGCTTTTAAAACGTTGGCAGTATATGGGCGAGGTCGTGATTCGTCTGGATGATTTGCGGATGATGGTTGGAGCAGGGGACAAGTATTCAGAATACCACAATTTCAAAAAACGAGTGCTTAATCCCGCCAAGAAGGAGATTGCGGAGAAGACGGACATCATGTTCACATACGAGGAGATAAGGGAAAAACGCAAAGTTGCGGCGATCCGCTTTCAAATCAGAGAGAAAGTCGTTGAGCCGGTTGTCGTTGCCTTGGAAGAGAAAAAGGAAGCTCAAGCAGATGATCGGTATTTGCAGTTTTTGGCTGTAGTGCAGGCTTATGACCGGTACATAACAGAACAGCAATTCACGAAGATAGCGGTCTTGGCTCAAAAAGCTTTCGGCGGAAACTGGATGGATGAGCTCATTCAAACGGCAAGGCGCATTATGCAACGCAATGACATCCGCGAACCAATTGCTTTTCTGACCTATTTCTTGAATGAAAAAGTGCAACGGATTCAGGTCGGGATCGATCCAAATGAGGTGACCATTCACAGCCATGGAGGCGCTAGATTCGTCCGCCGCGAGATCGTGCCGGACTGGCTCCGGGGCTACGAAGAGCAGCTTGCTGCCGAAAGCGCCAAAAGCAAAGAGGTTGATGAAGATATCGAACAGATGCGACGTGAGCTTGAGGAGCGGTTAAAGAAATACAAAGACTAA
- a CDS encoding tyrosine-type recombinase/integrase has protein sequence MLHEYETYLQEKGFSPNTVISYLNDVNQFLKDLHLRPGDYVTSADIRKWIQQMLNPVEGKPLAISTINRRLNSLRSFYAWAVEHYKLEQNPMKDIQDLKSADEENEKIMWLTEEEFEDLLHRMRKKPVQSRGVDPEEKYRRDRAVVYLLTYAGLRVEELSNLKLTDLDLEMKRIRIVGKGMKVRTVPISNILLAELEDWLKFRAEMAKKKPHVAESPYVFYSQRSPKFSVRGIQRMIESYSLPNKKLTPHMFRHTFCKWMLKATNNDIEKVRRLAGHSNIATTSRYLKDSYSDLADAVEALPKF, from the coding sequence ATGCTGCACGAATATGAAACGTATTTGCAAGAGAAGGGGTTTTCTCCTAACACCGTGATCTCCTATCTCAATGACGTGAATCAGTTTTTGAAAGACTTGCATCTTCGCCCAGGCGATTACGTCACGTCGGCCGACATCCGTAAATGGATTCAGCAAATGCTGAATCCGGTGGAAGGGAAACCGTTGGCCATTTCCACGATCAATCGCCGCCTTAATTCGCTGCGGAGCTTTTATGCGTGGGCGGTCGAACATTACAAGCTCGAACAGAACCCAATGAAAGATATCCAGGATTTAAAATCGGCCGATGAAGAGAACGAAAAAATTATGTGGCTAACGGAAGAAGAATTCGAGGACTTATTGCATCGGATGCGGAAAAAACCGGTGCAAAGCCGAGGAGTCGATCCCGAGGAGAAATATCGGCGGGACCGCGCGGTAGTGTACTTGCTTACCTATGCAGGATTGCGTGTGGAAGAGTTATCCAATTTAAAATTAACGGACTTGGATTTAGAGATGAAACGAATTCGGATCGTGGGAAAAGGGATGAAAGTAAGAACGGTGCCGATCTCGAATATCTTGCTGGCAGAACTCGAGGATTGGCTTAAGTTTCGCGCGGAAATGGCAAAAAAGAAACCGCATGTGGCCGAATCGCCATACGTCTTTTACAGCCAGCGTTCTCCGAAGTTTTCTGTAAGGGGCATCCAGCGAATGATCGAAAGCTACAGCTTGCCGAATAAAAAACTGACGCCCCATATGTTCCGGCATACGTTTTGTAAGTGGATGTTAAAAGCGACAAACAACGATATCGAGAAAGTGCGGAGGCTTGCCGGCCACAGCAATATCGCCACGACGTCCCGATACTTAAAAGACAGCTATAGTGATCTGGCGGATGCGGTGGAGGCATTGCCGAAATTTTAA
- a CDS encoding site-specific integrase, translating to MKVRIVPISKILLAELEGWLKFRVGMKKRNFMLQHLHMSFKFLLRGIQRMIESYSLPNKKLTPHMFRHTFCKWMLKATNNDIEKVRRLAGHSNIATTSRYLKDSYSDLADAVEALPKF from the coding sequence ATGAAAGTACGGATCGTACCTATATCGAAGATTTTATTAGCCGAACTAGAGGGTTGGCTGAAGTTTCGAGTAGGAATGAAAAAAAGAAACTTTATGTTGCAGCATCTCCATATGTCTTTTAAATTCTTACTAAGGGGCATCCAGCGAATGATCGAAAGCTACAGCCTGCCGAATAAAAAATTAACTCCACATATGTTCCGACATACGTTTTGCAAGTGGATGCTAAAGGCGACGAACAACGATATCGAGAAAGTGCGGCGGCTTGCCGGCCACAGCAATATCGCCACGACGTCCAGATACTTAAAAGACAGCTATAGTGATTTGGCGGATGCCGTGGAGGCGTTGCCGAAGTTCTAA
- a CDS encoding MvaI/BcnI family restriction endonuclease codes for MDKELKNYMDSLISILYETNLTATEIAKRSGLSTSQISRILSGKCLPRFSSLCKIFSSLNIDIRLFFKNPNWSYSELLNDKISLMTDDEIKKLRCLLSQNIRLIQYNKKRLNPHFTQSHLSKLIGGDGSTKSLERILRGKHDLSFEKLIAISIALNVNPAKLLTDTRSDYNMMDIKTFIKKLEEIKAKGYIRTLRRGDTGVGHTLEQELGLTENNISLPDLGVAELKAARRNTSSMLTLFTKEPLSDKGRKRDRYLLETFAYDSDKEDRIKELYTTISALDYNAQGFKLEVTNKEIRLIHKDIPLDVYWTAELLQKTFEDKLPALVYVYADHIGEDADEHFHYTEARLLKGFDFKGFMKAVQDGYIKVDLRMHMKNNGRPRNHGTAFRILRSHLPICFKEQQILVKP; via the coding sequence ATGGATAAAGAATTAAAAAATTATATGGATTCTCTTATATCCATCTTGTATGAAACAAATCTAACAGCTACTGAAATAGCTAAACGTTCTGGACTTTCTACATCTCAGATTAGTCGTATTTTAAGTGGTAAATGTCTCCCTAGATTTTCTTCTTTATGCAAAATATTTTCATCCCTAAATATTGATATTCGATTGTTTTTCAAGAATCCAAATTGGAGTTATTCTGAATTACTCAACGATAAGATTTCACTTATGACAGATGATGAAATTAAAAAACTGAGATGTTTGTTGTCACAAAATATTCGCTTAATTCAGTATAACAAAAAACGATTGAACCCTCATTTTACCCAAAGTCATTTATCTAAATTGATAGGGGGAGATGGTAGCACTAAATCACTTGAAAGAATTTTAAGAGGGAAGCATGATTTAAGCTTCGAGAAGTTGATTGCTATTTCCATAGCATTGAATGTAAATCCAGCGAAATTATTAACTGACACAAGGAGTGATTATAATATGATGGATATTAAAACATTCATCAAAAAATTGGAAGAAATCAAAGCAAAAGGTTACATTCGTACCTTGAGACGTGGAGATACAGGAGTAGGTCATACGTTAGAACAGGAACTTGGTTTGACTGAAAACAACATCTCTTTACCAGATTTAGGTGTAGCGGAACTTAAAGCGGCTAGACGCAACACTTCTTCAATGCTTACACTTTTCACTAAAGAACCTCTTTCTGATAAAGGTCGTAAACGTGACCGCTATTTATTAGAAACTTTTGCTTATGATAGCGATAAAGAAGACCGTATCAAAGAATTGTACACTACAATAAGCGCTTTGGATTACAATGCACAAGGTTTTAAATTAGAGGTTACAAATAAAGAAATTCGTCTCATTCATAAAGATATACCATTAGATGTTTACTGGACAGCAGAATTATTACAAAAAACATTCGAAGATAAACTTCCGGCATTAGTTTATGTTTATGCCGACCATATAGGAGAAGATGCAGACGAACATTTCCATTACACGGAAGCACGTTTACTGAAAGGATTTGATTTTAAAGGTTTTATGAAAGCTGTACAAGATGGTTATATTAAAGTCGATTTGCGTATGCACATGAAGAATAACGGCCGACCTCGAAACCATGGTACAGCTTTCAGAATCTTACGGAGTCATCTCCCGATTTGTTTTAAAGAACAGCAAATTTTAGTAAAACCATAG
- a CDS encoding site-specific integrase, translating to MHTVHPIKDREKIEAMKKILRASSLRDELLFTIGINTGLRISDILALRVGDVRNQKGVVERIEIVEKKTKKTRVVALNRKTRRLIELYLAQERPHARGDEPLFRSQKGGRAISRQHAHYILNRAAKAVGIVDRIGTHSLRKTFGYFAYKQGTDLAMIQKILNHSSQAETLRYIGITQEQIDEVTAGLDL from the coding sequence TTGCATACCGTCCATCCCATCAAAGATAGGGAAAAAATCGAAGCGATGAAAAAGATTTTGCGTGCTTCGTCGTTGAGAGACGAGCTTCTTTTTACGATCGGGATCAATACGGGGCTGCGGATCAGCGATATTTTGGCTCTGAGAGTTGGGGATGTGAGGAATCAAAAAGGCGTTGTCGAACGCATTGAGATCGTGGAAAAGAAGACAAAAAAGACTCGGGTTGTCGCACTGAACAGAAAAACTCGCCGCCTGATCGAGCTGTATTTAGCGCAGGAGCGGCCGCACGCCCGCGGCGACGAGCCGCTGTTTCGGAGCCAAAAAGGAGGCCGGGCGATCAGCCGTCAGCATGCCCACTACATCCTGAACCGGGCCGCCAAAGCAGTTGGGATTGTGGATCGCATCGGCACCCACTCCCTGCGCAAAACGTTCGGCTATTTCGCATACAAACAAGGAACGGACTTGGCCATGATCCAAAAAATCCTCAATCACTCCAGCCAGGCCGAAACGCTTCGCTACATCGGCATTACGCAGGAGCAAATCGATGAAGTCACTGCAGGGCTTGATCTGTGA